GTAATTCTGCTGTCCCATGCCACAGTAGCTCAAAGCCTGCTCGATGCGCCTGCCAAAATCAAAGCTGGAGTCGATCAAATTTTTCGTCAACATCTGGCAGCGATCGATCGCTATCTAAGTAGGGTTCAAGAAGTTACAGTCAAGCAAACGGAAGCCAGTATTGCTCAAAGTGTAGCCCGAATCAACCAAGTTTATACTCAGCGACAAGAAATGTCTGGGCGTGCGGCACTGGCGATTCCAATGTTATCGATCGCCTCCGTTGCCTTAGTCGGATTTGGCGCGGCTGGTGGTTGGGTGTTTAATCAGGCTCAACAATCACCGATTGTTCCAGGGAAAGTTAGTCTGACTCAACGACAAGTTGATGATTTACGCTGGTTGGCCACCTCAGAAGCCCAACTGGCGAAGAATCTGGTCAAGTGGAATGAAGGACAGATTGCCGCTTGTCAGAAAAATCAAGTTGCCCTACTTGATGAAGGACAAGTCGTGGTGGCAGGCTACGGCAAAGTCAAGTCGGGGGCTTGTGTACTTTGGGTTGTGCCCTCAGATATACGTCGCTTTGAGGTCCAGTGATAACCAAATTTTCCAGCTGTTAGTCGAATTTGTTTCTTGATCGACTACTAACCACCATTTGGACAAAAAATATGACCACAATTCTGTTGGTTGATTCGTACAAAGCTCTTCCAGAGAAGTATTCTGTTGCCTGTGCATTGCATCATTTACTGCGACAAGAGCCGATGCCATTGTTGGCGATCGATGCAGATTCTGGCACTCCTACTTACCACGAAATTTACGGTGATGCCCGATTGATCTTGTTGAACCACCAAGATCAACAGCAGCCAATTCCCGAAACCCTTCTCCACAAAGCCGTGGCATCCAACCTGCTGATCAATCTGCCCCCTCAAATCCAGCGATCGCTTTATGGATTAGAGCTAGAGTCACAAATCCTCAATTTTGCTCATGATCGGGGGATCGCCGTCAAAAGGCTTTGGGTCAGCACCGGTGAAGCTGATTCGCTTGCTGCCTTTGTCGCTGTGAGTGAACTCTATGGTCCAGCGATGAAGCATATGCTGGTGAGGCTCAATGCCCGTTCTGAGGCTTGGAAGTCTTTGCCGAACGATCTGCCAGTACAAAAAATTGGCTCTGAACCACCGCTTCCAGTGATTGATTTGCCGTACCTGCCGC
Above is a genomic segment from Romeriopsis navalis LEGE 11480 containing:
- a CDS encoding DUF6753 family protein, which translates into the protein MFRNQPPKKPNRGNHNASPSHDPDSTLASSNLAKSDGTHPIPPKTPFEQILAMLDDSAKLQLLRAMQAYHVDPDDGFSVILLSHATVAQSLLDAPAKIKAGVDQIFRQHLAAIDRYLSRVQEVTVKQTEASIAQSVARINQVYTQRQEMSGRAALAIPMLSIASVALVGFGAAGGWVFNQAQQSPIVPGKVSLTQRQVDDLRWLATSEAQLAKNLVKWNEGQIAACQKNQVALLDEGQVVVAGYGKVKSGACVLWVVPSDIRRFEVQ